A window of Elgaria multicarinata webbii isolate HBS135686 ecotype San Diego chromosome 2, rElgMul1.1.pri, whole genome shotgun sequence contains these coding sequences:
- the TWIST2 gene encoding twist-related protein 2: MEESSSSPVSPVDSLGTSEEELERQPKRFGRKRRYSKKSSEDGSPIPGKRGKKSSPGAQSYEELQSQRILANVRERQRTQSLNEAFAALRKIIPTLPSDKLSKIQTLKLAARYIDFLYQVLQSDEMDNKMTSCSYVAHERLSYAFSVWRMEGAWSMSASH, encoded by the coding sequence ATGGAAGAAAGTTCTAGTTCTCCTGTTTCTCCTGTGGATAGCTTGGGGACCAGTGAAGAAGAACTGGAGAGGCAGCCAAAGAGATTTGGGAGGAAGCGACGATACAGCAAGAAGTCCAGTGAAGATGGAAGTCCCATTCcaggcaaaagaggaaagaaatccaGCCCAGGCGCCCAGTCGTATGAGGAACTCCAGAGCCAACGGATTCTTGCTAATGTCCGAGAGAGGCAGAGGACTCAGTCCCTCAATGAAGCTTTTGCAGCCTTAAGGAAAATCATTCCAACCCTGCCTTCGGACAAACTCAGTAAAATCCAGACTCTCAAGCTGGCTGCCAGGTACATAGACTTCCTCTACCAGGTACTGCAAAGTGATGAGATGGACAATAAGATGACCAGCTGCAGCTATGTGGCTCACGAGAGGCTCAGTTATGCCTTTTCGGTCTGGAGGATGGAAGGAGCCTGGTCAATGTCTGCCTCACACTAG